One segment of Antennarius striatus isolate MH-2024 chromosome 5, ASM4005453v1, whole genome shotgun sequence DNA contains the following:
- the c1ql4b gene encoding complement C1q-like protein 4 → MVLVLLVAIPLLVHTTKGGGSGGGGTHYEMLGSCKMVCDTFTPPQGELTAVSPQPPDFQNRRGKQGFRGSPGLPGPPGPKGPPGEPGKPGPPGPPGPGPGGYGSSFYSPKIAFYAGLRKQHEGSEILKFDDVVTNVGNYYEPSTGKFTCPLPGIYYFTYHVLMRGGDGTSMWADLKKNGQVRASAIAQDADQNYDYASNSVILHLDVGDEVCVQLDGGKVHGGNTNKYSTFSGFLIYPD, encoded by the exons ATGGTTCTGGTCCTCCTGGTGGCCATTCCCCTATTGGTCCACACCACTAAGGGGGGagggtctggaggagggggcaCTCATTATGAGATGCTTGGAAGCTGCAAGATGGTATGCGACACTTTCACCCCCCCACAGGGAGAGTTGACAGCTGTCTCTCCCCAACCCCCTGATTTTCAAAACCGCAGGGGAAAACAGGGGTTCAGAGGGAGCCCTggacttcctggtccaccaggCCCTAAAGGCCCCCCTGGAGAGCCTGGTAAGCCTGGGCCACCTGGTCCCCCAGGGCCTGGGCCTGGTGGCTATGGCTCATCTTTCTATAGTCCAAAGATTGCCTTTTATGCAGGACTCCGGAAACAACATGAAGGGAGTGAAATACTGAAGTTTGATGATGTGGTAACCAATGTAGGGAACTACTATGAGCCGAGTACTGGCAAGTTCACCTGCCCTTTGCCTGGTATCTACTACTTCACCTACCATGTGCTGATGAGAGGAGGCGATGGGACAAGTATGTGGGCTGACCTGAAGAAGAACGGACAG GTGAGGGCCAGTGCAATAGCCCAAGATGCAGATCAGAACTACGACTATGCCTCCAACAGTGTCATTCTCCATCTGGACGTGGGGGACGAAGTGTGTGTACAGCTCGACGGGGGCAAAGTTCATGGTGGAAACACCAACAAATACAGCACCTTCTCTGGCTTTCTCATCTACCCTGACTGA